One stretch of Harmonia axyridis chromosome 1, icHarAxyr1.1, whole genome shotgun sequence DNA includes these proteins:
- the LOC123674146 gene encoding sodium channel protein Nach-like → MRRKASYRILADTFRDFTEQTSIHGLKYVCQRNISLSERIFWALVTFCGVAMAIFMTTLFWNRYTSNPTRTTITTLHAPTLAMPFPAVTICNENLVLESKVRTFVKTLKYDNISEDDLVDLFFQLQAFTNSDQVYWNLQDLKSLHFLMSENKYNLEDVLREVGPNCKEMLMSCQWNFRIVNCVEVFRDTYTKLGLCCTFYGHWRLSSILEKMKCLFLNRLKNKRTYTDNYGTEGTLSLVINPKIEKNTYIQGAGLRILFHDALSYPDFRALKKIITTGTQTQIQIFGTKILCSSGVSELSLEQRGCVFPGEVKVKHFSTYSDANCLIEKEAYELMDACGCVPYYYDFSEFPKCNILQLPCFIQASTRNGSWQDFSNDCPASCEDTLYEVKTTQVKLEKGDFYYIHSRDYIENLEEHTTQLKIYFVKFQKILQRDLLFSTVSLIASFGGIYSLFIGCSVITICEIIYYCTLRLLVKKHISERQIDSRK, encoded by the exons ATGAGAAGAAAGGCGTCTTATCGAATATTGGCCGATACCTTCAGGGATTTCACCGAGCAGACTAGCATACACGGTCTCAAATACGTGTGTCAGAGAAACATAAGTTTGTCGGAAAG AATATTTTGGGCTCTGGTAACATTTTGTGGTGTAGCAATGGCAATCTTCATGACGACATTGTTCTGGAATAGATATACCAGTAACCCAACGAGGACAACAATAACCACCTTGCATGCACCAACACTTGCTATGCCTTTTCCTGCGGTAACAATCTGTAATGAAAACCTGGTTCTTGAATCCAAAGTGAGGACTTTTGTCAAAACCCT gaaATACGACAACATCAGTGAAGACGATTTAGTTGATTTGTTCTTTCAACTACAAGCTTTCACCAACTCCGATCAAGTGTACTGGAATTTACAGGACCTGAAGTCACTACATTTTTTAATGAGTGAGAACAAATACAACTTGGAGGATGTCTTGCGAGAAGTTGGACCGAATTGTAAAGAGATGTTAATGAGCTGCCAATGGAATTTCAGGATAGTGAATTGCGTAGAGGTTTTTAGGGATACTTACACAAAATTGGGATTATGCTGTACTTTCTATGGGCATTGGAG GCTGAGCTCAATTCTTGAAAAGatgaag TGTTTGTTTCTCAACAGGTTGAAGAATAAACGAACCTATACTGACAACTATGGAACTGAAGGAACATTGTCATTGGTCATAAAtccaaaaattgagaaaaataccTATATCCAAGGCGCTGGCTTGAGG ATTCTCTTCCACGATGCCCTCAGTTATCCAGATTTTCGAGCATTGAAGAAGATTATAACCACCGGTACCCAAACTCAGATACAGATCTTCGGAACCAAGATACTATGCAGTTCAGGAGTGTCAGAGCTATCTCTGGAACAAAGAGGCTGTGTATTTCCAGGAGAGGTGAAAGTGAAACACTTCTCCACATACTCTGATGCAAATTGTCTCATAGAAAAAGAAGCTTATGAACTCATGGATGCTTGTGGCTGTGTCCCATATTACTACGATTTTTCAG AATTTCCCAAGTGTAACATCCTTCAGCTTCCCTGTTTCATCCAGGCTTCAACCA GAAACGGAAGCTGGCAAGATTTTAGTAATGATTGTCCGGCTTCATGCGAGGATACTCTGTATGAGGTGAAAACAACCCAGGTCAAGTTGGAGAAAGGAGATTTCTATTACATTCATTCTAG AGATTACATCGAAAACCTAGAAGAGCATACCACCCAGCTCAAGATATATTTCGTGAAATTCCAAAAAATCCTTCAACGGGACCTCTTATTCTCAACGGTGAGCCTGATTG CATCTTTCGGAGGCATATACAGTCTTTTCATAGGTTGCAGCGTAATAACAATTTGTGAAATAATCTACTACTGTACCCTGAGGTTGCTGGTTAAGAAACACATCTCGGAAAGGCAAATTGATTCGAGGAAATGA